The Verrucomicrobiota bacterium genomic sequence AGCTTCGGGCTGGCCAGCGTGACAGAACCGGAACCCGCAAGCAGGATGTAATCGTAGAGTTTTGAGTCGAGAATCATTTCCACCTGCCTAAGCACCACGTGTTCATGAAGTTCACGCAACTCCTCCAGCAATTCCGGATGATCCATTTCGGCAAATACTACCGGCTGCACTCCACCCTCCGTATAGTCCATCCACGCCTGAAAACCGGGATAAACGACGTAAGTCCCGAATGCATACTCTTTGCCTACGGCGGCCTTCTGGAGTTTGGCTGTCTCAGTTGTGTAACCCGTGGGCTCGCGAAGCAGGTAGCGAAACTTGGCAAAATCAGCGGCGATGTCCTTGATGTACTTCAGTGTCTGCGTGGGGGGATCCGCGCGGCAATATGTGGTTTCACCCGTCACCATTCCGGCCGGGGTCGATAACTCGGTGCGTTGGACGATGAAGTCGTCAGTTCTTGAGACGATTCGCTCGGAGGCTACGCACACTTGATCGTTGTATTGAAAATCTAGCGTCCCGTTGAAGAACCAGGCATCGATCCCAAAATACTTTGCGGCTTCGAGATACGCTCGCCACGGTGCAGGGTTGTTATTGAGGTAGATATCCCAAAACGGCTTCCCAGTCAGCCGGCATGGAATCATGTTGCTAAAGTCTGGAGTACAAGGCACTCGATCCGGTTTTCCACCTGTCATTGCAGTCAGCAATCGTTCGCGTGAGTTCATTAGTGTCCTAATCGTTCGTTGTTCGTCCGGCTCGATTTCTTACAAAATCGTGGACCAGAGGATACTCGGTACTGCGCACGGGTGGTCTCCGTCTTTTCATGGCGCAAACTTGGCTAGTTGCGTACGCCAAGCACTGATGAGGTCTTTCATATCCGAAGCGATAATGCAAAGGTCAACTCCCGCCTTCAGTGAGGCCTCGAAGAGCTGCCCTTCGCTGACCAACACGCCAGCGTGGAGTCCCCGCTGACGTGCCTTGCGAATAGATTCACACACAAGGTGGCTGAGTTCCGGATCTTCAAATTGACCTGGACGCCCTAAATCAGCAGAAAGATCACCCGGTCCCACAAAGATTCCGTCAATTCCTTCCACGGCCAGAATTGCGTCGAGATTTCTAACGGCTTCGATTGTTTCAATTTGCGGCAGCAGGCAAGTGGTGTCGTTGGCGCGGGCCATCGCCTCGGAATCCATGCCGAATTCGAGCGCCCGGCTTCGAGTGTTGTATCCGCGTTCGCCTGTCGGCCGAAATTTCCCGTGGCGAACCAGTTCACGCGCCGCAGCGTCGTCATTGACCAGAGGTGCCACGATAATGCGTCCACCGATCTCAAGAGCGGGAAGAACATGATTCCGCTGACAACTCGGAATCCGCACGAGCGGGATGCCCCCTCCTGCTACTGTGGCGACACACATGGCCTCTGCCGTCGCCAGATCTGCCGACGCATGTTCCATTTCAATCCAGACCACGTCAAAACCAATGCGCGCCGCCAGTTCCGCCAGACGCGGGCTGCCGCTATTGATCGCGCAACCCAATAGCGCGCGGGCTTTCCCATGCTGATTGATGGAGCGACCACTGATCGGATCGTTTGTCTTTCTGTTCGTCATTGTTTCAAATCAGGCGTTCGTTCTTGTGGACCAACCCGATCCCCAAGCTGCATCGTCTCGGTGGAAATGCGGCGGTGCATCATCAGTCAAATTCCAGCCCGAAGAGCTTGGCTTGGTAAAGCTGGAATCTCAACGTGGTTGGCTGCCCGGGATCGGCAACCAAGTCTTTGCCGCCTTTCCAGGTGACTGACACCCAGGGTTGGTCGCCGACGATAGGAGTGCAATCGGCGAAGGTGCGACCGTCCTTACCGGCGACTTCCACTTTGATCCAACCGGTGCGGAGCGTAATTGCGTTGATCTTTAGGATACGTCCGGGAGCGATGATAGGAATCATCGTGAATTCGCCGTGTCCATCGGCTTCGAGGGACACCATGCGGCCTTTGGGCCAGACAGCATAGCCCGATTGAGCGATGCGTTGGCCGCGGGGATATTTGTGTGGGACGTTGTGGCCAGTGTACTGTAGGGACCAGTCGCCGTTCGGCAGTTCGATCAATTCTGGGTTGACCCAAATACAGCCGCCGTTCCACTGCCCGAAGGGCTGCGTGCGGAGCAAATCGCCGCCGGGCACCCAATGCCACACTTTGCCATCGTGGCTCGACGCCATCGCGATGCGAGTCGTGTCGTCAATGGACGCGTTCCAAGCCGTGGGGAACATCAAGTGTTGATCTGGCGCGCCAGGCACGGAGGTTCGGCAGTTGGTGTATAGCGCCTCCGACGGCAGCATGTCCGGCGTCGGCTCGATAATCATTTCCGAAGGCGGGAAGCTGCGAAAATCGGCGGACTCGCTTCGACCAATCGCGCGCCGCCCCACGCCCGTCCACGAATTGCGGATATCCGCCGGGAGCATCGAGGCGCGCGGCCCCACCGACCAATGGCGCGTGTACAGCACGTACTTCCTCAGCACGGTGTCGTAGTAGCAGGTGTTGAGCGTGTCGGCGTACTCGACCACCAGCGGGTCGGGCAGCGTCGTCCAGTGGATTCCGTCGGGCGACACGCTGCCGCGGATGCAGCTCACCACGCCGCGTTCTTTCACGTGCAGCAGAGACCGCGGCTCCCAGCCGTCCGGCCGCTTCTTGCGGAACTCATCGAACTCGGCGCGGGTGATCAGGTCATCGTTCCAGACCGTCTTGAACCGCTCCGTCGGCGGCGCCACAGGGTCGATGAACACATGTGCCGGCCCGTCCCAACTCTTGCTTCCCTGGTGCAAAAGGTCGGCCTTCTTCTGCCACTGCATGCCGTCGGAGGACTCTAAGTATTCCGTCGAAGTCCACCCTTTGTAGAGGTTGCCGTCCCGGAGGATCGTGCGGTGCGGTATATTGAGCGGCCCGATGACGTTCGGTTTCTGCGCCACAATACGGATACCACTCGGCGCGTTGGCCCCAACGTGGTGCGCATCGAACAGGCCCGAATTGCCATGTACGTAAACACTCTTGCCCTCCGCGTCGCGCCAATCCAGGTCGCCGGGCTGGACGTAATACCAATTTGCGAACACGACGCGCTTGCCCGCGAGGTCGTACGGCTCACCCGGCACGATGCGCGTGGTGGTAATGCCGGCGACGATCTCGCGCGAGGGCGGCTCGTCAGGGGAGGTGGCACAAGCGCCCGCTGCAAGAGCTACGAGACACGAAACCCGGACACAACTGCGTAGCACTTGGGTCGGAAGTAATCGAGAAGTTCCAGCTTTTGGATAGAAGAAGTGTTCTCCTCCTTGCTCAGTCATATTTTTCAATAATTCGTGTAGGCACCATCATCGCATCGGAAGTGCGGCGGTTCTGTCATTTCGGCTGGATATTTCTTGGCCACCTCTCGATTGAATTTAACTCCTAGTCCCGGAGCTGTTGGGATCGTTAACCGAGTGCCCTTAAGCGCGAACGCACATTCAAAAACGTCGGGCAGCATGGTCGCGGGTGGAAACACAACTTCTTGTGGGCCGGCATTACTGCAAGCCAAGTCCAGATGTAGACTGGCAGCGGTGCAGATGGGCCCAAGCGGATTGTGCGGCAAAATCCGGATTAAGTGGGTTTCCGCCATAGCAGCGATTTTCTTCGCCTCAGTCAATCCACCAGCGATGCAGATATCGATTCGGGCGTAGTCAATCAATTCCTCCTCTATGGCCAAACGGAACTCCCATTTATTCGCCCATTGCTCGCCAGCAGCAAGAGGAACGTGGACATGTTTCCGGATATGACGGTATCCATCTGCGTGTTCGGAACGGATCGGATCCTCTATCACAAATAAATTCAGTGGTTCAACCTCCCTACAAAACCAAATCGCATCTGCCGGATTGAATCTGGCGTGCAGATCAACCATCAATTCCATTTGGTTGCCAATCGCAGACCGCACTGCGTCAAGTTGGGCTGCCAGTTGCACCATCGCTTTTCTGGGTTCAAACTGGTCATCTATTGACGCGGGGCCGAGGCGGAAGAACTTATGGCCGTGCGCGAGACATTGCTTCGCCAGTTCGACTGTGGCTGCTATTTCGTCTTTTCCAGCAGCCATTGCATTTAAACAGTTGTTCGCGTCAGGCGAAGCCGATTTATCCTCGGGATCTTTGCCAGCTGCATCGACTGGTTTGTAGTTTGGGCTTAAGAAGCATTGGACATAATCGCGACAGCGACCACCTAGAAGTTCGTAGATCGAGGCTCCTAAAGCCTGCCCTTTGATATCCCAAAGTGCAATGTCGATCCCGGAAATCGCAGAGCCAATTAAACGGTCCGCGGGGTAAAAACCACCGCGAAACATCCGCTGCCAGAGATGTTCTATGCGCATGGGGTCTTCTCCTATCAGCCACCGCCGAAAATGTTCCACTGCGCCCATGATGGCTTTGGGTCGGCGTTGGAGGCCGGCTTCTCCCACGCCCGTGATGCCTTGATCCGTTTCGACAATGACAACC encodes the following:
- a CDS encoding mandelate racemase/muconate lactonizing enzyme family protein yields the protein MKIKNIECIPVQAPGRTLVVVIVETDQGITGVGEAGLQRRPKAIMGAVEHFRRWLIGEDPMRIEHLWQRMFRGGFYPADRLIGSAISGIDIALWDIKGQALGASIYELLGGRCRDYVQCFLSPNYKPVDAAGKDPEDKSASPDANNCLNAMAAGKDEIAATVELAKQCLAHGHKFFRLGPASIDDQFEPRKAMVQLAAQLDAVRSAIGNQMELMVDLHARFNPADAIWFCREVEPLNLFVIEDPIRSEHADGYRHIRKHVHVPLAAGEQWANKWEFRLAIEEELIDYARIDICIAGGLTEAKKIAAMAETHLIRILPHNPLGPICTAASLHLDLACSNAGPQEVVFPPATMLPDVFECAFALKGTRLTIPTAPGLGVKFNREVAKKYPAEMTEPPHFRCDDGAYTNY